Proteins found in one Populus alba chromosome 14, ASM523922v2, whole genome shotgun sequence genomic segment:
- the LOC118031235 gene encoding mitochondrial import receptor subunit TOM9-2, translating into MASQSRRGGLSLPDRRGSSKQEPNILAKINNTQIVSKGKQAASDAVFVAKKLLKSTGKAAWIAGTTFLILAVPLIIEMDREQQLNELELQQQSLLGAPPVGPAPPK; encoded by the coding sequence ATGGCTTCGCAGTCACGAAGAGGCGGACTCTCACTCCCGGACCGGCGAGGCTCTTCAAAGCAGGAACCAAACATCCTGGCTAAAATCAACAACACTCAAATCGTATCTAAAGGAAAGCAAGCAGCCTCCGACGCCGTTTTTGTCGCCAAAAAGCTCCTTAAAAGCACAGGCAAGGCCGCCTGGATTGCCGGGACCACGTTCTTAATCCTGGCCGTTCCTTTGATTATCGAGATGGACCGTGAGCAGCAACTCAACGAGCTCGAGCTCCAGCAGCAAAGCCTTCTTGGTGCCCCGCCCGTTGGCCCTGCTCCACCCAAGTAG